In Silene latifolia isolate original U9 population chromosome 6, ASM4854445v1, whole genome shotgun sequence, the genomic window TACCCGTCCTCCTTTTTTTTTCCCATGGCCAATCATCACCTTCAGCTTGCCAATTCCGCTCAACCAAACTCGCCCCTTACCCTTGTCACGCTCTCCAATTGTATCCAACTCAAGGATACGATGACCTTTCGTCAATGGCGCTTTCAAGTGCGTGCCATTATGAATGGTCTCCAGCTATTTTCCTACCTTGACGGTACCAATCCCGAACCACCAACGACTATTACCGTAGCACCAACTCCTCCTGCAACCGAAAATACTATTGAACCCAACCCTGCTCACTCAACTTGGTACCGTCAGGACCAACTTATCCTCGGTGCACTCACGGGCACTTTTGTCTTCCCCAATCGCTGGGCTTATTGTCAATGACAATACGTCCCACCAAGCTTGGTCCACGCTGACTCGGACCTTCGCTAATTCGTCCCGTGGTCATCGCCTCCAAATTAAAGATCGTCTTGACAATATTTCTCACACCGAGAACATGAGTATAACCGACTATATGACCTCCATCAAGGCGTGCACCGATGATCTTGCACAACTTGAGCACCCCATGGACATCGATGACATCACAAACAAAATCCTCAATGGACTCGATCAAGACAAATATCGGTCCATCATTGAGGCCGTTCGTGCTAGAGATACCCCGATAACTTTTGAAGCTCTCCACGAGAAACTCATTCAACACGAACTTCGTGTCAAACATTCTCAAACTCCCTTTGCCAACACCAACTTTCAACCATCGGCTCATGTCGCCTCCCACAATCGACCCTCCTACAACCAAAATCGCTCCTCTTACTCTGCCTCCAAACCAACCTATACCAATAACAATTACCAACACCAAAATCGCACCCAAAACCAATCTTCGAATCAGACCCAATCCTTCCCCAAACCCTATCGTGGCCGCTGTCACTTTTGTGACGAGGTTGGACACGTTGCTTCCGCCTGTCCTCTTCTCCAAAAACTCTACCCTAATGTAGTTTTTCCCACCCGACAAAACCGAGGGCCTCGTCcccaagctaatactgctacccAATCGTCCACCTTGCCTCCTCGCTCTTGGGTGGTTGATAGTGGAGCCTCTCACCACATCACCGATGACCTCAACACGCTTTCTATTCATAACTCGTATGAAGGTCCGGATGATCTCCTAATTGGTGATGGCTCGCCCCTCACAATCACCCACACTGGTTCTTTTTCTATTCTCTCTTCAAAGCACTCTCTTTTATTTTCTAATGTCTTAGTTGTTCCAAAAATTTCCCACAAATTATTATCTGTCTCGCAATTTTGTCGCGATAATAATGCGTTTGCTAAATTCTTACCCGATTCCTTCTCTTTTCATGATGTTCAGACGGGTGCTCCTCTTCTTCACGACCATCTCCTTGACGGCATGTACCACTGGACTCCAACTCCGCCTCACGCACACATTGCTACAGCATCCGACCCTTCTGCTTGGCACCATCGTTTAGGGCATCCTTCAAATAAAATTATGCATGTTTTGAATTCTAAATTTAATTTACGTTTGTCTGCTATTTCCGATCCCTGTATTTCCTGTCAACTTAATAAGAGTCATAAACTACCCTTTTCTGTTTCTACTTTACAGTCATCTGCTCCTCTCGATTTAATATTTTCCGACTTATGGATATCCCCCGTCACCTCCTCCGACTCATTCAAATATTATGTTATATTCGTCGACCATTTTACTCACTATATTTGGTTGTATCCGTTAAAGCACAAATCCGACACTGCTCTCACTTTTATTAAATTTCGAGCTATTATTGAGAAGTATTTTAATAAACCAATCCGCCAATTTTATTCCGATAATGGTGGCGAATTCATCAAACTTACTAAGCATCTTCATACTAATGGCATAAATTTTCTCACATCTCCTCCTCATACCCCGGAACATAATGGGTTTGCCGAAAGACGACACCGTCACATTGTTGAAACGGGTCTCTCGCTTCTCTCCTATGCTTGTCTCCCGACTACACTATGGCCTTACGCCTTTTCCACAGCTGTGTATTTAATAAATCGATTACCTACACCGACTTTACAAAATCAATCTCTCTACTCTGTCTTATTTAAATCCGAACCCAACATCCGTAAATTTCATAGCTTTGGCTGTTTATGTTTCCCTTGGCTCCGGCCATATACCCGTCACAAACTTGAACCCCGATCCATTCAATGTGTCTTTTTGGGTTATTCTATGACCCAAAGTGCCTATTTGTGTCTCGACCCACTTACGTCTCGAGTCTACACATCACGGCATGTCCGTTTCATTGATAATCACTTTCCATACTCTGATATCCTTAAACTTTCTGATGAATCCCCTCTTATTCAACCCTCTGCCTGGTGCTCTTTTTCTATCCCTATAATTCACACCCCTTCAAATCCTCCCTCTGTTTCCCCTGCCTCATCCCCATCAACGACCCATGTTGACTCACCACCCGTGTCAACCCAGACCTCCACCCACCCTCGACTCATCCGACCAACCACGCAACCAAtccaccacaaccgtcacaaatACTCAGCTCACCTTGATTCCTGCTGCCTCCTCTTCTCATCACAATACACGACTATCAAATAATATCCGAAAACCGAACCCGAAATATGCTAAACTGTCCTCTATTCCTTCTGCCCACGTCACTCCCACTACGGTCAAACAGGCTCTCGTTGACCCTCGGTGGCGAACTGCTATGCAGTCCGAGTATGAGGCCCTTCTTCGCAATGACACATGGACTCTTGTCCCACCCGATCAAGCTCAAAATATCATCGGTTGCAAATGGGTATTCCGTATCAAATACAATCCTGATGGTTCTCTTAAGCAACACAAAGCTCGTCTTGTTGCAAAGGGCTTCCATCAACGTCCTGGCCTTGACTACACCGAAACCTTTAGTCCCGTTATTAAACCCGTCACAATTCGACTCATTCTCTCTATTGCCGTTTCCAACGGTTGGTCTATGCGTCAAATTGATATTAATAATGCCTTTCTCCAAGGGACATTGACTGAGTCCGTTTACATGGTTCAACCGCCGGGATTCGCGGATAGTAATGCTCCTAATCACGTTTGCAAACTAAGTAAAGCTATttacggtttaaaacaagcaccgcGTGCTTGGTACACTGAATTAAAGAATTACTTTATCTCCTATGGCTTTCGAAATTCTGTTTCGGACTCCTCGCTCTTTATTTTTGATCGCACTAACGTTCGCTTAATTGCTCTTGTTTATGTTGACGATATAATAATTACAGGTCCGGATTCAAATGAAGTGACTCGGTTTATCCATGCTATCTCTACACGGTTTTCACTCAAAGACTTGGGTCCTCTATCCTATTTTCTTGGCATGAAAGTGACTCCTACATTATCTGGTATTCACATTAATCAATCAAAGTACGTTTCCGATATTCTTGCTCGCTTTGACATGCTCGAGTGCAGTCCATCAACTACCCCTATGCTATCGCACCCTCAACTTATTCGTCAAGACCACCTACCTACAGTTGATGCTACAAACTATAGAGCTGCGGTTGGCAGCCTACAATATTTATCACTGACTCGGCCCGATATCGCATTCCCAGTAAACAAGTTAGCTCAATTTCTTACGCATCCAACAGCTTCACATTGGGGCGCACTAAAACGTCTTCTTCGGTTTCTCAAGGGCACTATTCATAAGGGTATTTTCTTTGCCAAAGACAATCCTCTTAATTTTCATGCTTACTGTGATGCTGATTTAGCCGGAGATCATAATGACTATTTATCTACTACCGGCTTTGTTGTATTTCTGGGTAAGCACCCTATTTCGTGGTCCTCAAAGAAGCAACGTGCCTTATCTCGCTCCTCAACTGAGGCCGAATTTCGTGCTATTGCGGACACCACTTCTGAGGTTCTCTGGTTACGGTCCCTTTTTGCTGAACTACGAATTTCATTATCAAAAGCACCGGTTATATTTTGTGACAATCTCAGCGCTACAAACTACTCGGCCAATCCAATCTTTCACTCTCGAATGAAGCATCTAGCATTGGACTTCCATTTCGTGCGTGAACAAGTTAATTTAGGGACTATCCGTATTCAACATATTAATGGTGATGACCAACTAGCTGACACATTAACCAAACCTCTGCCAAGGCCGCGGTTCGATTTGCTTGCTTTCAAGATTGGCCTTACACTCCGTCCGTCCATCTTGCGGGAGTGTGTTAAGAATAAATAACCAACATATTTATTCTTCCTTTATTCTATCCTATTTTCTAGTATTTGAGTCAATGTATATCATTTAGTTGAGTCAATTGTATATCCTAGTTTCTAGCTTCTCTTAGCATAGTTTTAGCTATTAGTTAGATTGCTCTCTTAACCTCTCTTCCTATATAAACACTTAACATGTAACCTAATTTACACACTTGAATATATACAAACTTTCCTATTCTTTACAGGGAGTGCTTCTAACTTTGTTTTTAAAGCTTCGATTTAatcgttgtaaaaaaaaaaaaaaaaataaagcttCGATTTTTATTAGcttttacatttgattaaaaaTCTTTAGTATCAAATTGTAGGCATcgaaaatttattaatgtgtcaaataaataaaataaaaaatttagggatattctaccgtctattttttgagtttttcggttttctatattgtacccctacatttttgaaattttatggtGTACCCCTAAACTCTATAGTCTATACCATGACCGTATTTAGGGGTCATTTGGTTGCATATAGGAATTTGTATTGCCTAGGAAGTCATAAAACACGTGAATttggaattcatgtgaattgcaaaaaaatGTTTGGTTGCCATGGAGGAAGTGCAATTCGTGTAGCATTCTAACTTACCAGGGGCTgcaggtaagcaacttcctccattgtggaggaattggaattcataggaacttccaattcatgtgaattggggtaaccaaacaacatacccattttgcaattcacatgaatttaagTTCCTGCATTATTTAGTGGGTAACCAAACAATCCCTTATTGTTTTTGCTAACTTAGTTTCTTAATTAATCTATCAAATTGTCTATTTACATTCCAATTATTCGATAATCTATTCATTTACTTATTAGTTCGCCGAATTATCCATTAACCCACCAAATAATATAGGAATTTACAACTCTTGACCAGAAATCTTTAATAGTCAGTACCCTGGTTTTGTCTGTATGTGAAAAAAAGTACAAATTGGTGAAAAGTGTGAGACTCACCCGTATAATATCAGACTAGTGACTACACAGATGACAGACGTTTGGAGTAACAAAAGTGCAGTTTTTCATCACTGATTCCTCCTGCAATACTCCTCCATACACATTAATTATAGAACCAACTAATACAAACAAAACAAGCAGAACAACAAGAAGACATGGCGGAATCTTCTTCCCTCTCTTCTGGTAccttcttctattttctcaactTTTAACAACGTTTATTTATTTACTTGCTCTTTTTTAACCGTGATTACAACTTCCATGTTTAACACCGTCTTAGGAACTTCTAAAACGAGCTCCTTGTAACTCCTCCCTATGTATCGGTCACATCTCGGTTAATTGTTTATCTTTCTATTTTAAAGTTGTCTTTGATGGGTAATTCGACATCCACCCTCAATTTCGAGTATCAATACCATtattcaaattttgaaatgtgcAGAAATACAAGGGAAAGACCATATGTACCAGCACTTAGTAAAACCCGGCCCAAGAGGAGCTTACGAAGCCCGTCAAGTTAACGGCGGGTTGTACGTCCGGGTCGACATGCCAGGTGTTCCACCTGACGGCGTTAAGATTTTCAAACGCGGCCAAGCTCACACCGTCACTTTCTCTGGAAAGGCTCCTGTCCTCTGGTCTGATTTTGAGTCTTCCGGGAGAGTTTACGGTGGTTATGTGGTACTTGACCGTAACCCCGACGAGATTGATGTACAGATGACGGTTGTTAATGGGTCTCTTAAGCTGTTCTTCCCGAATTCTGATGGCATTCTCCACTTCTTCCCTCCTAAAACCCGTATTCCAAAACACTGTCAAGGTGCATTCATTACTGCTTTgggtttttcctatttaattgttTCGTAAGTGTCTTTAAAGACGGTCTCACGTTATTTTAGAGTGGGAGAAAACGTTTAATTATTATGTATATATGTGTCGgtctcataataataataatgttatagcGAGATTCGTACAAGTAACTCTTTTTACAAGTTGCAGGATCAGGGGTGCATCTAGGGGATGACAAAGATTGCTGTCATAACAAGCTCATTAAGTatctgaatgattatgatgctATTATTCCAGGTGATTACTCATTATAATGTACCTTCTCTTTTCTTTTGAATTGCCAAAATGGACAAGAATCCTAATAATTTTGTTCAGGTTTTCGAGGTCTTAAAAGACATGGCTTTGCATCCAACCGGCTGTTCTTGCTGCAAACAGGCCCAGAAGAATGACGAATCCGATGGTATCCTTCACAATTCTCTCACTCGTTCCTTTTCGTTAATTATGCGTTTTTTTATTGATTATGTGTATTTGCCTAccaattattcattcatcaagTTTATACAGTTAGTCGCAAAAAATCTTGGTACTCCCTAAGTGAGATTTCTGTTGTATGCATGTGGAACATAATATTCTACTATAGTGTATAGTCTGGCTTGCAATATTGCTGACTCCTTATTTTCAAAGCCCCCAATATGTTTAAGCACGTTTGCATCCTTTGTAGTCTATTCGGAGTTGAGCAAGATGTCAAGCGCACACATAAACCCGTACCTACTAGATGGAAAGGAAGGATTGGAAGAAGGAATGGCGGTGGGTGGGATTAATAATAACTTGCGCATGTACACTAGAATCGACATGCCTGGTCTAGGAGCAAAGAACAAATACTTGAGACTCGAAAATGGCGACACTTTGTACTTTGGAGGAGAAGGCTCACAGGAACACCCGTTTGATGAAGGCGGTCGTACTTATGCAGCAGGCTTGATGTTGCGGTGTACTTGCTGCAAGATAGTTGATGTGAAGCATGTAATCAAGGATGGCGTTTTCAGGGTATTGATCCATAGACACACCGCCCCAGGTAGTTCAGGATTGGATTGCATGATTTCCTCAGTAATGCCTTAATCTCTCGGTTATGGTGGGATTCCAGACATGACTTTGGACAAAAAGCATCATGCTTATTAGTACTGTAGGGTTTCTTTTTGCTGCATTGCTAAAGTATTTGCTCGAAAAAACAACTGCCATGAACTTACTTTGCTGTATTTCATGACTCAGTTTCATCTTCTGGATATTTAGTATGTATGTACGTACATCATTAATAGTAGAGGTGGCAAATGGGTCATTCGGGTCGGGTATGAGTCGGGTCAGTTCgagtcgggtcattttgggtttgtCATACATGTCGGGTCGGGTAGGGTCATTTTCGGATGGCCTTTTGTCGGGTCgcttcgggtcgggtcgggtcattttgggttggGTCGCTTTCGGGTTAATGGCTAAAACACTTTAGTTAGTACTATTTTGATTACGAAAtactattttgcaaatttaactatttataaGGGATAACTTTAACAAATGAAACTCTATTTGATGTCAATAACATTAATTTGATTTAGTACTTGTCGTTTCAGGTCATTTTGGTTCACTTTAAGTCATTTTGGATCGGGTCAATTATGGGTCTAGTCATCTTgggtcgggtcaacattgggtcaaACAAgcttcgggtcgggtctgggtcgggttggGCCAATTCGGGTTTCAGGTCATATCGAGTCCGGCAAGtttgggtcattttcgggtctcaGGTCAGCCTTATCGGATCAGATCTTTCGGGCAGGGTCTAATTAATAGTACTCCATATTGCATGCCCTGGTTCCGCAATAGGATACGAATGTTCCACATTGCCttaaaatcaattgcaatttttgCTGTTATAAAGAAAGTTTTTAGGGAATTTTCTAAATCTATTCAAAGAAATTAGTTTAGCATAAAATACCAGGATCGAGGTTTTTTGGAAGCATTCAAATTCATTGGCAGCAAAGTCATAATCCATCATCACTGGATACGATAAACGTTTATAAGTCGTCTTTCAAACAAACTCTCTTCTTGTTGTTGATTAAATACGCTCACATTAGAAGTTTATATATCCATTGCCTACGGGCTTAGATGATTAGAAAAGGAGATATCATGAACTGCTACATCATCAATATGATAAATCCACAAGGCCTTCGCCTGTATATTAAAATGTGGATTTTAAGTCTCGCATTTTTCATTTGCGAAAGCTGATATTCTTCGCAAAGTTGCAGAAGAATTACTCATTAATTCCTGTATTCAAGCCTACAAAATTGCAGAAGAATTACTAAGCTATTTGATAATCAAAGTGCGAGCAACTTTAGAGTACTAATTGAGATCACTCTCTATGATGATGAGTAGTGGGATATGCTGAATCTAAGGCCAGTCACTACTCACTACCTGTTTCCCTTGGACGTCTTTTTGTCAGTCGAGGACAATCGACTATCTCGAGTTCATATAAGGTAGTGAGTTTGCAAAATTCTCCAGGCAGGCATATGTCAACTTGAGACAAAAACGCAACTCCATCAGTAAAAGAGACGAGAAGCAACTAATCCCAGCTTGGGAGTGCTTCTAATTTGCCAAGCAACTAATAAGTACTCCTATTAGTCCTATatactactccctctgtcccgctcatttgttgtccttttccatatt contains:
- the LOC141587154 gene encoding putative 57 kDa heat shock protein isoform X1 codes for the protein MAESSSLSSEIQGKDHMYQHLVKPGPRGAYEARQVNGGLYVRVDMPGVPPDGVKIFKRGQAHTVTFSGKAPVLWSDFESSGRVYGGYVVLDRNPDEIDVQMTVVNGSLKLFFPNSDGILHFFPPKTRIPKHCQGSGVHLGDDKDCCHNKLIKYLNDYDAIIPGFEGLKDMALHPSGCSCCKEAQKNEESDAYSELSMMPSTHINPYLLDGKEGLVEKMLVADTNGGERMYTRIDMPGLGMKNNKVRVENGVSLIFGGEDSQEHPFDEGGRTYAASLTFQCSCCKMVDVKHVMKDGVLRVLLRKHTAPGSSGMDCMMTLLERS